TGACGTTGGGGTTGAACTCCACATCCTCCTGGATGAAGGCCGCGGTGACCTGGTTCGGTGTTTCCTCGGAGGACTTGTTCCAGGCCACGTGATAGTCGATGACGGTCGACTCGCCGACGTTGTTTTCGCCCCTGAAGGTAATGGAGTTGATCCAAGATTCCTGCCGCCGGTCCCGGGTGGCCCGCTCGAGCTCGTTGTCGCCGACCGCGTTGTTCTTCGCGCGCCGGATCTCGGTGTCGATGTAGTTGGTGTAAAGGCCGCGCAGGGAGTAGCTGGAGCCATTGGAGGCGCGGTAGTCCAGGTCGCCGGTGGCCCCGTAGCGCTCCCGCTGAATCGTGTAGTCGCGCATCTGGAGCTCGTCGAGCTCTCCGTCGTCGTACTCGGGCTCAATGTTGTCCGAGCCGGCCTTGCGGTCGGCGCCGCTACCGGAGATCAGCAGCCCCCAGTCCTTGTCGGCGCCGAAGCGGGTGCCGAATGTGAGCTGTGCAGTTGGCGCGGATCTGTCGGTGATCTCGTTGTAGACCCCGCCGAGGGCAGCCGAAACCCGGGTCTCGTCGGGCGCCTGCGAGGTGACCAAATTGACAGTGCCGCCAATCGAGTCGCCGTCCATATCCGGGGTCAGGGCCTTCGACACCTCGATCGCCGCCAGGAGATCCGCCGGGATGGTGTCGAGGGCAATGGTCCGGATCCCGGCTTCGGACGACGGGATGCGCTCGCCGTTGACGGTGGTTGAATTGAGCCGCGCTTCCGTGCCGCGAATCATGACGTACCGTCCCTCGCCCTGGTCACGCAGCAGGCTGACAGCGGGGATCCTTTGGGTGGCCTCGGACGCGTTTTTGTCCGGGAAGCGCCCTATCTGGTCGGAGGCAACGATGTTCGTGATATTCATCGCGTTCTTCTGCCGGTTGAGCGCCTTGGCCTGACCAACCAGCAGCGGTGTGCCGCGAACCTCGATCTCGGCGGCATATGCGAGGGCCATGTCGAGACTGGCGGTCTGCCCGGCAACGACCATGACGGCGGATGTTGCCGACTGAAGGCCGAGGTACTCGAACACGATGGTCTGGGCACCTGGGGGTACGGTCTTCAACGTGTACGATCCGTCAGCGTTCGTCACGGTTTCCAGGTTGGTGCCCTGCACGGTCACCCGGACATCTGACACCACATCGCCCGCGGGACTGGTCACCGTTCCACGAATGGCACCAGTGCCCGACTGGGCTCGGACCGTCCCGGGCGCTGCAATCACGATGACCAGAACGGCCATCAACGCGATCCATCGAAACTCTTTCAAGGACATCATCGCTACCTCCTATCGGTCAGAAAGTTGATCGATTGCGAAAAACCGGCCGGTGGTCCTCCCACCCCACCGTCAAATTTTTGTTCTGATGTAAGGCCTGCGAAATAAAGGCAAAACGGTGTGTTTCCCATGTATTTGACATCCTTTGGAACGTTCCACCTTGAAAATCAACGTTCCAGGGTTTATATTTTGGAACGTTCCAAAAGGAACATAGGGCCTGAATGGAGCAAAGTCAAGTGTCACCACGAGGAAAACCGAAACCGCAACAGTCGCAAAGCAGGCCGACGATTCACGATGTCGCGCGACGTGCGGGAGTTTCGAAATCTCTGGTGTCGATGGTGACGCGCGGCGAGGATGGGGTCAGCGCCGAGAAGCGCGAGGTGATCCTCAAGGCGATCGAGGAGCTCAATTACCGGCCGAACGTACTGGCGCGAAGTCTTGTCGAACGCCGCACTCGCATTCTCGGTGTGATGATTTCAGACCTCAGGAACCCGTTCTTCGGGGGTGTGGTGTCGGGAATTCAGGGCCGTGCGGCGGAGCTCGGATACCGCGTTCTTTTCAACACCGGGGATCGACAACGAGAACTCGAAGAAGAGGCGATCGAGAGTTTTCTCGATTTGAGCGTCGACGGGCTGGTGCTCGCATCACCGAGAGTCGACGACGAGTTTATTGCCCGCGCCGGGCACTCGGTCCCGATCGTGGTTTTGAACCGCAACACGATCGATGACTTGAGTGACAGTGTGACAAACGACAACATCGCCGGCGCCCGGCTCGCGGTCGAGCACTGCGTGAGCTTCGGACATGAAAGGATCGCGTTTATCAGCGGTGGTGACAGCGCTGCGGCGCAGGTCCGACGCGAGGGTTATTTGAGGGCGATGCGCGAGTTCGACCTCGCTGACGACATCCTGATCGTCGAAGGCGTGCATACCGAGGAGGGCGGTTTTCGGGGCGCCCGAGAGCTGCTCAAAATGAAGTCCCTTCCGACGGCCGTATTCGCTTCCAACGACCTATGCGCCATCGGAGCGATGAACGCCCTCGAGGAGGCCGGCTTGACGATCCCCGACGACCTCTCAGTGGTCGGCTACGACAACACGACCCTGGCCGCGCTGCGCCACATTGACCTGACGAGCGTCGATCAGCCGGGAAACGTCATGGGGCGATCCGCGATCGACCGGATTGCTGAACGCATCAACGGTGAGAGGCTCACCCCACGCCACGATGTGGTTGCTCCCAGCATCGTGGTTCGCTCGACGACCGGCCCG
The sequence above is a segment of the Acidobacteriota bacterium genome. Coding sequences within it:
- a CDS encoding LacI family transcriptional regulator, whose product is MEQSQVSPRGKPKPQQSQSRPTIHDVARRAGVSKSLVSMVTRGEDGVSAEKREVILKAIEELNYRPNVLARSLVERRTRILGVMISDLRNPFFGGVVSGIQGRAAELGYRVLFNTGDRQRELEEEAIESFLDLSVDGLVLASPRVDDEFIARAGHSVPIVVLNRNTIDDLSDSVTNDNIAGARLAVEHCVSFGHERIAFISGGDSAAAQVRREGYLRAMREFDLADDILIVEGVHTEEGGFRGARELLKMKSLPTAVFASNDLCAIGAMNALEEAGLTIPDDLSVVGYDNTTLAALRHIDLTSVDQPGNVMGRSAIDRIAERINGERLTPRHDVVAPSIVVRSTTGPPPDQRKGVTPSTKPFENTSHLNGSE